The proteins below are encoded in one region of Bremerella sp. P1:
- the sucD gene encoding succinate--CoA ligase subunit alpha codes for MSILVNKDTKVICQGITGKVGEFHTKGCKEYGTKMVGGVTPGKGGQTVEGLPVWDTVEEAVQETGANATMIFVPPPFTADAILEAVDAGIEVICAITEGVPVLDMVPVYETVKKSKSVLVGPNCPGVITPEECKIGIMPGYIHKKGPVGVMSRSGTLTYEAVWQLTNLGLGQSTCVGLGGDPIVGTSFIDLLEMYQNDGDTEAIMMMGEIGGTAEEEAAAYIKENVTKPVAAFIAGRTAPPGKRMGHAGAIISGGKGTADEKFAALRAAGVEIAESPADMGTALKRAIDNHK; via the coding sequence ATGAGCATCCTCGTCAACAAAGACACTAAGGTCATTTGTCAGGGCATCACCGGTAAGGTCGGCGAGTTCCACACCAAAGGCTGCAAGGAATACGGCACCAAGATGGTCGGCGGTGTTACGCCGGGCAAAGGTGGCCAAACGGTCGAAGGCCTTCCGGTCTGGGACACTGTGGAAGAAGCCGTCCAGGAAACAGGTGCGAACGCCACGATGATTTTCGTGCCGCCTCCGTTTACGGCCGATGCTATTCTGGAAGCGGTCGACGCCGGCATCGAAGTGATCTGTGCGATCACCGAAGGGGTGCCGGTCCTGGACATGGTGCCTGTTTACGAAACCGTCAAGAAGAGCAAGTCGGTCCTGGTCGGTCCGAACTGCCCTGGCGTGATCACCCCGGAAGAATGCAAGATCGGCATCATGCCGGGCTACATTCACAAGAAGGGGCCTGTCGGCGTGATGAGCCGCAGCGGTACGCTGACCTACGAAGCCGTTTGGCAGCTGACCAACCTGGGTCTCGGCCAGTCGACCTGCGTTGGTCTGGGTGGCGACCCGATCGTGGGTACCTCGTTCATCGATCTGCTGGAAATGTACCAGAACGACGGCGACACCGAAGCGATCATGATGATGGGCGAAATCGGTGGTACGGCCGAAGAAGAAGCCGCCGCCTACATCAAGGAAAACGTGACCAAGCCGGTTGCCGCGTTCATCGCCGGTCGTACGGCCCCTCCTGGCAAGCGAATGGGTCACGCTGGTGCGATCATCAGTGGTGGTAAGGGAACGGCTGACGAGAAGTTCGCCGCCTTGCGAGCTGCCGGCGTCGAAATCGCGGAAAGCCCTGCCGACATGGGTACGGCCCTCAAGCGTGCGATCGATAACCACAAGTAA
- the ptsP gene encoding phosphoenolpyruvate--protein phosphotransferase, with translation MEKGLAVSPGISIGVAYCILEIFVNPDRKRLEKHEVQKELARYEQARERTAVDLAALQSKVEKQIGKNEGAIFAVHQTILRDPAFTNKVRHWIVEDHQTASAALHRLMEQYTEVFSKTGDEYLQERLNDIRDVVVRLSAYLSDVLNDAEESGLSGPLIVVADELLPSQAVALGEADVRGIVTQAGSQTSHAALIARSRGIPAVSGVSGILRKVKTGDTVVVNGSEGIVSINPEPEELAAYRKLEREFFHLKDQLAANRHHPAVTRDGTPLKLLANINNVKDVEAAEAMGATGVGLYRTEYLYLTHDNVPDEDEQYEVYKEILKKSPHQYVTIRTLDIGGDKTVAYLGHNHNEANPFMGWRSIRLSFEHPEFFLSQLRAIMRCAAELPEGGPGEVNMLFPMITNVEEMRKANHLVRKAEKSLDERGVPRGKVKVGMMLEVPAAAVCIHHLLELVDFVSIGSNDLVQYLTAADRDNPKVSGLCQPLSPAVVMTLKYVIEACNQANKPVTLCGEMAGQPRAFLLLLGMGLRSFSMSPAFIPTIKELAILTTIDHAERVVQKVIEMKTTNQVKRFLRMELEAISPELARLDTE, from the coding sequence ATGGAAAAAGGACTAGCAGTCTCCCCAGGCATTTCGATCGGGGTGGCGTACTGCATTCTTGAGATCTTCGTGAATCCCGATCGCAAGCGATTGGAAAAGCACGAAGTCCAGAAGGAGCTTGCGCGGTACGAACAGGCTCGCGAGCGTACGGCCGTCGACTTAGCGGCCCTGCAGTCCAAGGTGGAAAAGCAGATCGGCAAGAATGAAGGCGCGATCTTCGCCGTCCACCAGACGATCCTGCGAGACCCGGCATTCACGAATAAGGTGCGACACTGGATTGTCGAAGATCACCAAACTGCTTCCGCCGCGCTGCACCGCCTGATGGAGCAGTACACCGAAGTCTTCTCGAAGACCGGTGACGAGTACCTCCAAGAGCGGCTAAACGATATTCGCGACGTGGTCGTCCGCTTGAGTGCGTATCTGTCCGATGTTTTGAACGACGCGGAAGAGTCGGGGCTGAGTGGTCCACTGATTGTCGTCGCCGATGAACTGCTTCCTTCCCAGGCCGTGGCTTTGGGCGAGGCGGACGTGCGCGGCATTGTGACACAAGCCGGTAGCCAGACCAGCCACGCGGCACTGATCGCACGCAGCCGTGGTATTCCGGCGGTGAGTGGTGTCTCGGGGATCCTTCGTAAAGTGAAGACCGGTGACACGGTCGTCGTCAACGGTAGCGAAGGTATCGTCTCGATCAATCCCGAGCCGGAGGAACTGGCCGCTTATCGCAAGCTGGAACGAGAGTTCTTCCATCTTAAAGATCAGCTGGCCGCAAATCGGCATCACCCCGCCGTGACGCGTGATGGAACGCCGCTCAAGTTGCTGGCCAACATTAACAACGTCAAAGACGTCGAAGCCGCCGAGGCGATGGGAGCCACCGGCGTGGGACTCTATCGCACCGAGTACCTCTACCTGACGCACGATAACGTGCCGGACGAAGACGAGCAGTACGAAGTTTACAAAGAAATTCTCAAGAAGTCGCCTCACCAGTACGTCACGATTCGTACGCTCGATATCGGTGGCGACAAGACCGTCGCTTACCTAGGACACAACCACAACGAAGCGAATCCGTTCATGGGTTGGCGGAGCATTCGGCTCTCGTTCGAGCACCCTGAATTCTTCCTGTCGCAGCTTCGCGCGATCATGCGTTGTGCGGCCGAACTGCCAGAGGGAGGACCGGGGGAAGTCAACATGCTCTTCCCCATGATTACCAACGTCGAGGAAATGCGGAAAGCGAATCATCTGGTTCGCAAGGCCGAGAAATCGCTCGACGAACGAGGTGTGCCGCGGGGTAAGGTCAAAGTCGGCATGATGCTTGAAGTGCCTGCCGCCGCCGTCTGCATCCATCACCTGTTGGAACTGGTCGACTTTGTTTCGATCGGCTCGAATGATCTGGTGCAGTATCTGACGGCGGCCGACCGCGATAATCCAAAGGTGAGTGGGCTATGCCAGCCCCTTTCGCCTGCGGTGGTGATGACGCTGAAGTATGTGATCGAGGCCTGTAATCAGGCCAACAAGCCGGTCACACTCTGTGGCGAGATGGCCGGGCAACCGCGGGCATTTCTACTGCTTCTGGGGATGGGGCTGCGAAGCTTCAGCATGAGCCCTGCATTTATCCCCACTATCAAGGAGTTGGCAATTCTGACGACCATCGATCACGCCGAGCGTGTTGTTCAAAAAGTGATCGAAATGAAAACAACCAACCAGGTGAAACGCTTTCTACGGATGGAATTGGAAGCAATTTCGCCTGAATTGGCCCGTTTGGACACGGAATAG
- a CDS encoding universal stress protein, translating into MTWISKAPIVVPYDFSKDSKDAVDMAVSLLDSSDGVHLIHVLGELSPAEPGEVWDTVDENTRTHHATQAIRKELSDEKYKDLKIVIAFGDPGEKICHYAEQIEANSILIPSHGRSSIMRVLVGSVADRVVRLAHCPVIVLKKPRQK; encoded by the coding sequence GTGACCTGGATTTCAAAAGCTCCGATCGTCGTGCCATACGACTTCTCCAAGGATTCCAAGGACGCAGTTGATATGGCAGTTTCCTTACTGGATTCAAGCGATGGCGTTCACTTGATTCATGTCCTGGGAGAACTTTCGCCGGCCGAGCCAGGCGAGGTGTGGGACACCGTGGACGAGAATACCCGGACGCACCACGCCACTCAGGCCATCCGCAAAGAACTTTCCGACGAGAAGTACAAAGACCTGAAAATCGTCATCGCGTTCGGCGACCCAGGCGAAAAGATCTGTCACTATGCGGAGCAAATCGAGGCCAACTCGATTCTGATCCCATCCCACGGGCGATCGTCGATCATGCGTGTCTTGGTTGGCTCGGTCGCCGATCGGGTCGTTCGTTTGGCTCACTGCCCTGTTATCGTGCTGAAGAAGCCCCGCCAGAAGTAA
- a CDS encoding hemerythrin domain-containing protein, with the protein MTSDSYLTGGNRPFYVHFTFEHEGLECAVHDLQRCLRDPKKKIVKEQLSMRLTQLRDLMTKHFHEEEEGCFDEICAQHPHMCPATHKMEMTHRLLLSQLDNLVRDLEAELVSEDWKDSFDAFADEMEKHKEEEQAFVRRGLLQAEEGE; encoded by the coding sequence ATGACCAGTGACAGCTATCTAACCGGAGGGAATCGTCCCTTCTACGTGCACTTTACGTTTGAGCATGAAGGACTCGAATGTGCCGTACACGATCTGCAGCGATGTCTGCGAGATCCGAAAAAGAAGATTGTGAAAGAACAACTTTCAATGCGTCTCACTCAACTTCGTGACCTGATGACCAAGCATTTTCACGAGGAAGAGGAAGGGTGCTTTGATGAGATCTGCGCCCAGCATCCACATATGTGCCCGGCAACACATAAGATGGAAATGACGCATCGCTTGTTGCTCTCGCAGTTGGACAACCTTGTCCGCGATCTTGAAGCCGAGTTGGTCTCCGAAGACTGGAAAGACAGCTTCGATGCATTCGCCGACGAAATGGAAAAACACAAGGAAGAAGAACAGGCCTTCGTCCGTCGCGGTCTGCTGCAGGCCGAAGAGGGAGAGTGA
- a CDS encoding universal stress protein, which yields MNFQRILFPTDFSHCGDAALHLATALARDSGGTVIIAHVEEPPTVYGTGEMYYGMLDPSPDDLKKMLHEIKPSDPEVPVEYRLVTGDPSAAVVRLAEEEHADLIVLGTHGRTGLLHMLIGSTAESIVRHAKCPVLTFKQPSETK from the coding sequence ATGAACTTCCAACGTATTCTCTTTCCGACCGATTTTTCTCACTGCGGTGACGCTGCACTTCATCTGGCGACGGCATTGGCACGCGATAGTGGCGGAACGGTCATCATCGCCCATGTTGAAGAGCCACCGACCGTCTACGGCACCGGTGAGATGTACTACGGCATGCTGGACCCTTCTCCGGATGATCTGAAGAAGATGCTGCACGAGATCAAACCCAGCGACCCAGAAGTTCCCGTCGAGTATCGACTCGTGACGGGTGACCCTTCTGCCGCTGTCGTGCGACTGGCGGAAGAAGAACACGCAGACCTAATTGTTTTGGGCACTCACGGCCGTACCGGCCTGTTGCATATGTTGATTGGCAGTACCGCCGAGTCGATCGTGCGGCACGCCAAATGTCCCGTCTTGACGTTCAAACAACCGTCGGAGACGAAATAA
- a CDS encoding VIT1/CCC1 transporter family protein, protein MMKLSPEELARQHTDEAIAARIAGPSVEEFSGDFVLGGVDGTITTFAIVAGVAGASYGVTVAMVLGIANLLADGFSMAISNYLKARSDQMQLKKYRLIENIHIKEVPDREREEIRQIFAAKGFEGDLLEQVVQTICEDRHRWVDTMLVEEWGLRLQPPSPWKSGLVTFAGFVLCGSIPLLPLPLIHFGFEATTIFLSCAILTGIAFALIGVFRARVVQEGPLASVIETVVTGGVAAAIAYGVGVVLDMLAGSPTI, encoded by the coding sequence ATGATGAAACTCTCGCCCGAAGAACTTGCTCGGCAGCATACCGACGAAGCGATTGCGGCTCGTATCGCCGGGCCATCGGTTGAGGAATTCTCTGGTGACTTCGTCCTGGGTGGAGTCGACGGTACGATCACTACCTTCGCGATCGTAGCCGGGGTGGCCGGTGCCAGTTATGGCGTAACCGTTGCGATGGTTCTCGGCATCGCAAACCTCCTGGCCGACGGCTTCAGCATGGCCATCAGCAACTACCTCAAGGCTCGTAGCGATCAGATGCAGTTGAAGAAGTATCGCCTGATCGAAAACATCCACATCAAAGAGGTCCCCGATCGCGAGCGGGAAGAAATTCGGCAGATCTTCGCCGCCAAAGGCTTCGAAGGAGACCTTCTTGAACAAGTCGTCCAGACGATTTGCGAAGACCGTCATCGCTGGGTCGACACGATGCTGGTCGAAGAGTGGGGCCTTCGTTTGCAGCCACCATCCCCCTGGAAATCAGGACTGGTGACCTTTGCCGGGTTCGTGCTTTGCGGCTCGATCCCGCTGCTTCCTTTGCCCCTGATTCATTTTGGATTTGAAGCCACAACGATCTTTCTTTCTTGCGCCATTCTCACAGGCATCGCTTTTGCCCTGATTGGTGTGTTCCGTGCTCGTGTTGTGCAGGAAGGTCCGCTAGCTTCGGTCATCGAGACAGTCGTCACCGGAGGGGTGGCCGCGGCGATTGCGTATGGTGTAGGGGTTGTACTGGACATGCTGGCTGGGTCACCCACGATCTAG
- a CDS encoding GNAT family N-acetyltransferase, with translation MATDCPSSDPVEISGSLSQLAQPLRVDVVTDVDSTSSLFVEWERLAGQRLFLAPRWLLTWWKHYRQNGSQLQIVTIRDDNGWLIGLAPWYRRHTWWGGDVIQLLGSGEVCSDYLSVLAKPGEEAHVVNALAQYLPQQFSEIDRLYFEGLDASDTVMHELARTMRDRQYEVKQLPQLDSYRLALPATWDEWVSQLSRSRRHRVRQLWRNQFETGKATIHIADQATLEQGFSILVDLHQKRRNQMGQRGCFASNRFHDFLQEAASEHLESAQLRLQWIELEGRPIAVELDLEEGDTLLHYCSGIATDCDYARPGWLGITAAIRYAIDSGKATFDFLRGDEGYKSHWRGQPVPMMNLEFVPPKFSARLRSQFRGSVRLAKQQAKRILQRPAKSEQTDGHSSD, from the coding sequence ATGGCAACCGATTGCCCTTCAAGCGATCCAGTCGAAATCTCCGGATCGCTTTCTCAACTAGCTCAACCACTGCGCGTTGATGTCGTCACGGACGTCGATTCTACGTCGTCACTTTTCGTGGAGTGGGAGCGTCTGGCCGGGCAGCGTCTGTTTCTGGCGCCACGTTGGCTGCTTACCTGGTGGAAGCACTATCGCCAAAATGGAAGCCAGTTGCAGATCGTCACTATACGAGACGACAACGGTTGGTTGATCGGTCTGGCCCCTTGGTATCGACGCCACACTTGGTGGGGCGGTGATGTGATTCAACTGCTGGGTTCTGGCGAAGTCTGTAGCGACTATTTATCCGTCTTGGCCAAACCTGGCGAAGAAGCCCACGTCGTCAATGCGTTGGCTCAATACCTACCACAGCAATTCAGCGAAATCGATCGGCTCTACTTCGAAGGTCTCGACGCGTCCGATACCGTCATGCACGAGCTGGCTCGTACCATGCGAGACCGGCAATATGAAGTGAAGCAACTGCCCCAGCTCGATAGCTATCGACTCGCCCTTCCAGCAACGTGGGACGAGTGGGTCTCACAGCTCTCTCGATCGCGCCGCCACCGCGTTCGTCAGCTATGGCGTAATCAGTTTGAAACCGGCAAGGCAACCATCCATATCGCGGATCAGGCGACTCTGGAACAAGGGTTCTCGATTCTCGTCGACTTGCATCAAAAGCGGCGCAACCAGATGGGACAACGTGGCTGCTTCGCGTCGAATCGCTTTCATGACTTCTTGCAGGAAGCGGCAAGTGAACATCTGGAGTCTGCACAACTGCGTTTGCAGTGGATCGAACTCGAAGGACGCCCGATCGCAGTCGAATTGGATCTGGAGGAAGGCGACACCCTTCTGCACTACTGCAGCGGTATCGCGACCGACTGCGATTACGCGCGGCCAGGCTGGCTTGGCATCACCGCCGCTATCCGCTACGCGATTGATTCCGGAAAAGCGACCTTCGATTTTCTGCGCGGGGATGAAGGCTACAAAAGTCATTGGCGTGGCCAACCAGTCCCAATGATGAACTTGGAATTCGTCCCTCCCAAATTCAGCGCACGGCTCCGTTCACAATTTCGCGGATCAGTACGCCTGGCTAAGCAGCAAGCCAAACGAATCCTGCAAAGGCCCGCAAAATCGGAACAAACGGACGGCCATTCATCGGACTAG
- a CDS encoding class I SAM-dependent methyltransferase: MLERILEPEVMDTPQEAMIYDDMDHNAVNESFVSDLIAFLGIDPDVEAEMIDILDIGTGTARIPILLAERIPQCRIMGADASIAMLDVARINIDIAGMLERVQLARLDAKQTDYEDGFFTGVMSNSIIHHIPEPLAVLKEAVRLAAPGGWLFFRDLVRPDSTEQVEQLVATYCGDEPEEARKMFGESLLAALSLAEIREMVASCGFDPETVQLTSDRHWTWAAHKPE; encoded by the coding sequence ATGCTCGAACGTATTCTCGAACCAGAAGTGATGGACACGCCGCAGGAGGCCATGATCTACGACGACATGGATCATAACGCGGTCAACGAATCGTTCGTCAGCGACCTCATCGCATTTCTCGGCATCGATCCCGACGTGGAAGCCGAGATGATCGATATCCTCGACATCGGCACAGGCACCGCCCGCATTCCGATCCTGCTGGCCGAGCGCATCCCGCAGTGCCGCATTATGGGTGCCGATGCATCGATCGCTATGCTGGACGTGGCAAGGATCAACATCGACATTGCCGGCATGCTCGAGCGTGTTCAACTCGCGCGGCTCGATGCCAAACAGACCGACTACGAAGATGGCTTCTTTACCGGGGTGATGTCTAACTCCATTATCCACCATATTCCCGAGCCACTTGCTGTGCTGAAGGAAGCCGTGCGTCTGGCAGCCCCAGGCGGCTGGCTCTTCTTCCGCGATCTCGTACGGCCAGACTCGACTGAGCAAGTCGAGCAGCTCGTGGCAACCTACTGTGGCGACGAGCCGGAGGAGGCTCGGAAGATGTTCGGCGAGTCGCTGCTGGCGGCCCTTTCGTTAGCGGAGATCCGCGAGATGGTTGCCTCGTGCGGCTTCGATCCAGAAACGGTCCAGCTGACGTCCGATCGACATTGGACCTGGGCGGCCCATAAGCCGGAATAA
- a CDS encoding permease: protein MNDTKYKWAVAGDVNAFFGLMLDNIADLLLTIGLLAAVFNFPTTFAIGHMVPGTAIGVLVGDLIFFWMALNLAKRSGRNDVTAMPLGLDTPSTFGMVFFVLGPSFVLGVQDLQLTAEEAAIRTWHIGIWSIVLSGIFKSFFAFSSSWIRRVIPRAGLLGSLAAIALVLISFLPFIEALHFPIVGMTALSIVLVTLVAHIRLPWKIPGAFAALIVSGAIYYLMHGLGLLGATPEAMEFQPTDALLPMDWLAVFRFEWLTMAKFNEAAQYLPIVIPFALATVIGGIDCVESAAAAGDEYDTNRIIGAEAIATLVAGLCGGVIQTTPYIGHPAYKAMGGRAAYTLATALFVGGAGVLGYFGFLYWAIPKPTVFPILVFIGLEITSQSFQATPKRHYPAVSIACIPALAALVLIFAGDLQGTYTGLSFQMQGEVAAMVEAGEIDAEAAKKLNDLTLKLREYSQGNIQTPPDEAGHSHPAGIAVKLQTLQMLAGGFILTSMLWAAILAYIIDRRLYTAAAFALACAAFSLFGVIHSPFPSGKLVLGWHVPDIPGAAAGQGPIYMMWAYVCMAIILAVCAQWQHASPPREIPEHDTES, encoded by the coding sequence ATGAACGACACTAAATACAAATGGGCCGTTGCTGGCGACGTTAACGCCTTCTTTGGCTTGATGTTAGACAACATTGCCGATCTTTTGCTGACGATCGGCTTGCTAGCGGCCGTCTTTAACTTTCCTACAACCTTCGCCATTGGACACATGGTGCCGGGGACGGCGATTGGGGTGCTGGTAGGCGACCTGATCTTCTTCTGGATGGCCTTGAATCTGGCGAAAAGGAGTGGCCGTAACGACGTAACTGCCATGCCTTTAGGACTCGATACGCCGAGCACCTTTGGGATGGTTTTTTTCGTTTTGGGGCCATCGTTTGTCCTGGGAGTCCAGGATTTACAACTGACAGCAGAAGAGGCTGCTATCCGTACGTGGCATATTGGCATTTGGTCCATTGTCTTGTCCGGAATTTTCAAATCCTTTTTCGCGTTCAGCTCAAGTTGGATTCGCCGAGTGATTCCTCGGGCAGGGCTCCTTGGATCGCTAGCGGCGATCGCCCTGGTGCTGATTAGCTTTCTCCCGTTCATCGAAGCGCTGCACTTTCCGATCGTCGGGATGACGGCCCTTTCGATCGTCCTGGTAACACTCGTGGCTCATATTCGCCTGCCGTGGAAGATCCCCGGCGCGTTTGCTGCGCTCATCGTTTCCGGTGCAATCTATTACCTGATGCATGGTCTGGGTCTCTTGGGAGCCACACCGGAGGCCATGGAGTTTCAGCCAACCGACGCGCTACTTCCCATGGACTGGTTGGCCGTCTTCCGCTTCGAGTGGCTGACGATGGCGAAGTTCAACGAAGCAGCTCAGTACTTACCGATCGTGATCCCCTTCGCCTTGGCGACCGTCATCGGTGGGATCGATTGCGTCGAAAGCGCGGCCGCGGCCGGCGACGAATACGACACCAATCGCATCATCGGTGCCGAAGCAATCGCCACGCTGGTCGCGGGCCTCTGCGGGGGCGTGATCCAAACGACGCCTTACATCGGCCATCCGGCATACAAAGCCATGGGAGGTCGCGCGGCCTACACGTTGGCGACGGCGCTGTTCGTGGGTGGGGCAGGGGTGCTCGGCTACTTTGGCTTCTTGTACTGGGCGATTCCCAAACCAACGGTCTTTCCGATCCTTGTCTTCATTGGACTCGAGATCACTTCGCAAAGCTTCCAAGCGACACCCAAGCGACATTACCCCGCCGTTTCGATTGCGTGCATCCCGGCACTTGCCGCGTTGGTGCTGATCTTCGCCGGTGATCTTCAGGGAACCTACACGGGGCTTTCCTTCCAAATGCAAGGAGAAGTCGCGGCGATGGTCGAGGCCGGAGAAATCGATGCCGAGGCTGCGAAAAAACTGAATGACCTGACGCTCAAGCTGCGGGAATACAGTCAAGGAAACATCCAGACTCCGCCAGACGAAGCGGGGCATTCGCATCCTGCGGGGATCGCCGTCAAATTGCAAACCCTCCAGATGCTGGCCGGCGGATTTATTCTGACAAGTATGCTCTGGGCAGCGATTCTGGCGTACATCATCGATCGTCGCTTATATACGGCGGCGGCATTCGCCCTCGCTTGCGCCGCGTTCAGCCTATTCGGCGTGATACACTCACCTTTCCCAAGTGGTAAGCTGGTACTAGGTTGGCATGTGCCTGACATTCCCGGCGCAGCGGCAGGACAGGGGCCGATCTACATGATGTGGGCCTATGTCTGCATGGCAATCATTTTGGCCGTGTGTGCCCAGTGGCAGCATGCCTCCCCACCGCGCGAAATCCCCGAACACGACACAGAAAGTTAG
- a CDS encoding RNA polymerase sigma factor, giving the protein MTTATLEMTSSYSDPSLVQPKSDEDLLLAYRDSGNREYFQKLVQRYERELFNYLRRYLGDPEMAEDVFQAAFLQVHLKCDTFEEGRRFRPWLYTIATNQAIDAQRKSKRHKMVSLDRAGNSTEQQETGSLVDLLVSAEPGPMAQMDDYERQRVMRDAVQQLPESLKTAVVLVYYQGLKYREAADILEIPVGTVKSRLHTAVQKLTEAWNEVYTSDDEDS; this is encoded by the coding sequence ATGACAACTGCCACACTTGAAATGACGTCGAGTTATTCCGACCCATCGCTCGTTCAGCCCAAATCCGATGAGGATTTGCTGTTGGCGTACCGAGATTCGGGGAACCGAGAGTACTTCCAGAAGTTGGTTCAGCGTTACGAACGTGAGCTGTTCAACTACCTGCGACGGTACCTGGGTGATCCGGAAATGGCGGAGGATGTGTTTCAGGCTGCCTTTCTGCAAGTGCACCTGAAGTGCGATACCTTCGAGGAAGGACGTCGATTTCGCCCCTGGCTTTACACGATTGCCACCAATCAGGCGATCGATGCTCAGCGTAAGTCGAAGCGCCACAAGATGGTCAGCTTGGACCGCGCTGGGAACAGCACTGAACAACAAGAGACCGGCTCGCTGGTCGATTTGTTGGTAAGTGCCGAGCCAGGACCGATGGCACAAATGGACGATTACGAACGACAGCGTGTCATGCGTGATGCCGTTCAGCAACTGCCGGAATCATTGAAGACCGCCGTCGTGTTGGTCTACTACCAAGGTTTGAAGTACCGCGAAGCTGCGGACATCTTGGAGATTCCGGTCGGTACGGTGAAAAGCCGTCTGCATACCGCAGTGCAGAAGTTAACCGAAGCATGGAACGAAGTTTATACCTCAGATGACGAAGACTCGTGA
- a CDS encoding RNA polymerase sigma factor has translation MTASDVPELTDGEILSAVLAGDADQYAVIVKRYRRALLNLAYSYLGDSQSAEDAVQEAFLNSFKWLHTYDSRYSFRTWLWRILLNVCHRIREKGKKLPVTSTKLQAGQSDESPSPLELEVPCQALSGLIDRERRSQVLGLLDKLTPIQAEAIRLRFFGEMKFQEIADAQGIGLPAAKARVRNGLLQLAKLIQNTCQELSEEHVR, from the coding sequence ATGACTGCTTCGGACGTCCCTGAGTTAACCGATGGCGAGATCCTCTCGGCCGTTCTGGCTGGCGATGCGGATCAGTATGCCGTGATCGTGAAGCGGTACCGCAGGGCTCTGTTGAATCTGGCTTACAGCTACTTGGGCGACTCGCAGTCAGCCGAAGATGCCGTTCAGGAAGCGTTCCTCAACAGCTTCAAGTGGCTGCATACGTACGACTCTCGGTACAGCTTCCGCACTTGGCTATGGCGAATTCTGCTGAACGTATGCCATCGGATTCGCGAGAAGGGAAAGAAGCTGCCGGTCACTTCAACCAAGCTTCAGGCAGGCCAAAGCGACGAAAGCCCATCGCCGCTCGAGTTGGAAGTTCCCTGCCAGGCACTCTCAGGCCTGATCGACCGAGAACGTCGCAGCCAGGTGCTGGGACTGCTCGACAAGCTGACGCCCATTCAAGCGGAAGCGATTCGCCTGCGATTCTTCGGCGAAATGAAATTTCAGGAAATCGCCGACGCCCAGGGTATCGGCCTGCCGGCGGCCAAGGCCCGCGTCCGCAATGGATTGTTGCAACTCGCGAAATTGATCCAGAACACTTGCCAAGAGCTTTCCGAGGAACACGTTCGATGA
- a CDS encoding DUF1559 family PulG-like putative transporter, whose product MNEAPSTQPNEAPKKSSIPFGVRVGGIIGVLVIGGVILFGIVPSIVSQRKESIQNLKDIGLAFHNYHDVYGKFPLAHFDDETGTPRRSWRMALLPFLEELELYEKYDDNSMWNGDKNIGLSKETPSVFRSYFSDCSDGRTPFVAIVGEKTVFPDDRNVAFRDITDGASNTILFIADYENPVKWSEPVDVTLDEFLERYADRSDAVLHVVMADGGLLELHEVSASTLKNLAERNDGQVIPQLQ is encoded by the coding sequence ATGAACGAAGCTCCCTCGACCCAGCCGAATGAAGCACCAAAGAAGTCATCTATTCCCTTCGGCGTCCGCGTTGGAGGCATCATCGGCGTGTTGGTCATTGGCGGGGTGATCCTGTTTGGCATCGTCCCGTCGATCGTCTCTCAGCGAAAGGAGTCGATTCAGAACCTCAAGGATATCGGACTTGCGTTTCACAACTATCACGATGTCTATGGAAAGTTCCCCTTGGCTCACTTCGATGATGAGACCGGAACGCCACGACGAAGTTGGCGAATGGCCCTGCTACCGTTTTTGGAAGAATTGGAGTTGTACGAGAAGTACGACGACAACTCGATGTGGAATGGCGACAAAAATATTGGGCTATCGAAAGAGACGCCTTCCGTCTTTCGCTCCTACTTCAGTGATTGCAGCGATGGCAGAACGCCCTTTGTAGCGATCGTCGGTGAGAAAACGGTCTTTCCTGATGATCGCAATGTTGCCTTCCGCGATATTACGGACGGTGCCAGTAATACGATTCTTTTCATTGCCGACTACGAAAACCCCGTGAAGTGGAGCGAGCCGGTCGACGTGACGTTAGATGAATTCCTAGAGCGCTACGCTGACAGAAGCGATGCGGTCCTGCATGTGGTTATGGCTGACGGCGGACTCCTCGAACTTCACGAAGTCTCTGCTTCCACGCTTAAGAACCTCGCGGAAAGAAATGATGGGCAGGTAATCCCACAACTCCAGTAG